The genomic segment TCGGGCAGACAGATAGCTGCGGGATTCATGACAAGCGTGTCGGGATTGATTTCAGAGATTTTGCACTCGGTATAGAGCGATTCGAAGGAAGTTTGGTAACGTGTTCCTTTGATGGTATTATTATAATAAGGTGCGAACGCCTGGTAATCTCCTCCGAACTGGAATGTTGCCGTCTCACGCATGATGGTTGCCTGTCCTTTCTTCGTGCGCACGAAACGATATGCCGCCCCGTCGTCGTATGCCCGGAACTCCACGTAAAACCCCTGAGAGGTTTGGAGCGTGAGGCTGTTGTAGTTGTCCTGTATCTGTTTTCTGTAATAAACGGCAGTCTGGAATGTCCCTCGATGCTGTTCGCTTTTTGCATGCTTCACTTTGATGTTTTTGCCAAGCGTATTGCTGTTTTTCCCTTCGCTGTACTGCAAGGCAATGTCTGAAGGTTGCAGGACGACGGTCTGCTGATGCTTAACGCTCCACTTCAGTTGGTTGTCTGCATGAATCGTCACGCGGAGTTTTCCGTCGGGTGATTGCAGTTCATAAGTGTTCTTTGCTGTCATCGTCAGTGATGCGAGCACAGCAAGAAGCGCGAGAATCAAGTTTTTTGTTTTCATATTGTCTGTTTTTTAATGGTTAGTTACTGGATATTGGAGATGGCGCATGGGGTGTCCTCCCCACATGGCATCGTTGACGAAGCGGAAGCCCACATTGGTATAGAGTTTTTCAGCATTAGGATTTCCGCAATCTACGAGCAGCCCCACGGCGGGCAAGCCGCATGCCTGCGCCCTCTTGACAGATTCTTTAAGCAGTCGGGTGGCGATGCCTTGCCCGCGATATGCGGGCAATACGGCGAGACTGTCGAGATAGAGTTCTCCCGCCTGTGTCTCTTCGTCCATATCAGAGAAGTCTCTTTGCAGGAAAGTTTTTGCTTCTTCGATGAATGCTCTCCGCAGCGGCAGGAGGTCGGCACCGTCATAAGAGACGAGAATACCTGCAAGAACCTGGTCTTCTGTGAGCGCCACCAGCGTGTTTTTGTAACTGTATTGAGAATCTTCCCGCTCAACGAGCGTGGTCATCATGCGTTCGAAATCAGCCAGCGTGTGGTCGGGACCGGCAAACCACCGGCAGCAATCTTCACTCATCGCTGACATAATCAGCCGCGCAATCTCCTTCGACTGTGAACGTTTAGCATAACATAATTCCATGAGTCATCGTATCTATGCGCAAACAAAGTTAATGATTTTTTCTTATATTTCGGAGTTTTTCTCTCGGGAAATTTACTTGTATGGGGATTTTTTCTTATTTTTGCAAGTAGTTCTAAAATGGATTGAGGTATGAACGAGAAGAAAGCATCGCATGTGAAATATGCGGAATATATCGAGCAGATTGAGATTGACTCACTCTGGTCGGGAAAGAAACATGTGGTATGGAATCTGGATCGCAAGGTGAACATCCTGAGCGGTGTGAACGGCATGGGCAAGAGTACGATTCTGAACAAGGTCATCAAGGGCTTGTATGCCGGCGGTGAGTTTCCGAGTCACATGCTGAAGGGTGTCCGCCTGAAAGTCTTTCCCGAAGATGCCAAGTGGATTCGCTTTGATGTGATTCGTTCTTTTGACCGTCCACTGATGAACCGCGAACGCATTGAGCGGCTGGATATCAATTTGGCAACTGAACTGGACTGGCAGTTGTTTCAGTTGCAGCGCAAATATCTGGACTATCAGGTGAACATCGGCAACCGCATCATTGAGGTGTTGCAGGCTGGCGGTCCTGACGCTACTGAACGTGCGGGGCAGCTGAGCGAGCCTAAGCGCAAGTTCCAGGACATGCTCGACGACTTGTTTGCCGACACGGGCAAGAAGATTGTGCGCACGGAGAATGAAATCATGTTTTCCCAGATTGGCGAGACATTGTATCCCTACCAGCTGTCAAGCGGTGAGAAACAGATTCTGGCAATCTTGCTGACAGTACTCGTTCAGGACAATTTGCCGCATGTGTTTTTCATGGATGAGCCGGAAGTGAGTCTGCACATCGAGTGGCAGAAGGTCTTGATTGACCGGATTGTGGAGCTGAATCCCAATGTCCAGGTGATTCTGACGACCCATTCTCCCGCCGTGATTATGAATGGTTGGATGGATTGTGTGACGGAGGTGAGCGACATCACTGACCAATGAAAGTATCTGTAGAAGACGTGGAACGGGCAAGAAAGCACTGTAAGAATGGCTAAAAGACTACGCGATAACCTTTCATCGGGCTATTTTGAGGCTGCCAACCGCATGACTTCAAAGCGTGCCCGTCGCCGGATTGTGGCTTATGTGGAAAGTTACGATGATGTTTTTTTCTGGCGCACGGTGTTCAGTCGGTTTGAGGATGAAACACGCTACTTCGAAGTGATGCTGCCTTCGCGCGGAGGATTGTCGCGCGGGAAGAAGCCTGTGCTGATGAACTTGCTGTACGCCCACGTGGGCAGAGACATGATTGCCTGTGTGGATGCCGACTATGACTGGCTGCTGCAGGGCGCCACGGGCATGTCGGAGCGTGTCGTGAAAAGCCCTTATGTCTTCCACACTTATGTCTATTCGATTGAGAATTTTCAGTGCTACGCTCCGTCGCTGCATGATGTCTGCGTGATGGTTACGCTCAACGACCACGCCATTTTCAACTTTTCTGATTATCTTGTTGCTTTCTCCCGGGCTATATTCCCACTTTTTGTATGGAACATCTGGTACTATCGCCAGAACCGATACGGCGAGTTTACCATGTCTGACTTCAATCGTGTGATTGAGACAGGCAATTTCAATCTGAAGAATCCCGATGCCTGCATTGCAAATGTCCGCCGGAAAGCGGGGCGGATGGTCGGAGAATTGGAGCGAAGGAATCCTGATGCGAAGGAGAGTTACCTGGCGTTAAAGGCGGAGTTGAAGAGCATGGGAGTGTCGCCCGACAGCACCTATTTATATATACAGGGGCATCATCTCTTCAATAAAGTGGCTGTCCCGATGCTGACAAAAGTCTGCAATTATTTGCGTCAGGAGCGCGAGAATGAAATCACACGCAACGCCGTTCACGGTACCCAGCGACGCAACGAACTGTCAAGCTACGGGCACAGCGTGTCGGAAGTCCCGATGATGTTGAGGCGAAACACCGGTTATGTGGAGTCAACGCCGTTTCTCCACTTGCTGGAGGACGTCAAAGCGTTTCTGAAAATAGAAGACAGACAAAGCGACACCGCCAAACTTGACACACAGCGTGAGCGGATATAAGAATCATGCGAGGGTGATGACACTTCCCATTTTGCTCCATCATTCCGCTCGGTCAGCCATCGGCTGCTTTTGTATATTTATGCAAGGGTGGAGCGATTAGAATCCGTTTTATAAACTCCTGTATTTCAATACGTTAAGAAGTGCTTTTCAAAAGTTCAACTTTTAGCTTGCAAAAGTTGAACTTTTAGGCGGTGAAAGTTGAACTTTTAGAGCGCAAAAGTTCAACTTTTGGAAAGCGAAAGTTCAACCGTATATTTATACGTCCTTTTCCGTATGTTTATGCAATGGTGATTTGGGGTGGTTATCTCTCCGTCAAATTCACGTCAGACGTAGGTTTCGAGGAACTTCACCGTTCCTTTTATTTGCAATTCCTTGGTCGTCGCGGGAATAAGGATGGTCTCTCCTTCGGTGAGCGTCGTGACGTTGTTCTCGTTGTCTGTGATGGTTGCCTCTCCCTTTAGCGCGATAAGAATGACAAACGAATCGAGCTCTGCATAGTCGATTGTCATTTCCTCATCAAGGTCATACACGGCAGTTGTGAAATACGGACAGCTGACAAGCGTGATGCCTTTGTTCTTCTCAGGAGTATAGTGTGTGCGATAATCGTTCAGAACGGCATAATTGATGCTTTCTGCCGCCTGTTCAGTGTGCAGTTCGCGATAGTTGCCGTCCTTGTCTTTTCGCTTGAAGTCATAGATGCGATAGGTGACGTCGCTGGTCTGCTGTATCTCAGCAAGGAAACAGCCGTCTCCGATGGCGTGGATTCTCCCTGCGGGAAGGAAGAACGTGTCGCCTTCTTTGACTTCATATTGCGCCAGCGCATCGCAAATAGTGTCGTTCTCCACCATTTCCTTGTACTCCTCGGGGGTGATTTCTTTCTTCAGTCCGCTGTACAATTTGGCTTGCGGGTCGCTCTGCATGAGATACCACATCTCGGTTTTTCCCCGCGCTTTTCCTTGCCTGTGGGCTGTCTCGTCATCCGGGTGCACCTGTATGGAGAGGTCTTGGCGGGCGTCGATAAACTTGATGAGTAGCGGAAATTCATCGCCAAAGCGCTGATAGTTCTCTTTGCCGACAAGTTGCTCTTTCATCTCATGCACAACCTGATTCAGTTTTTTCCCTGCATGTATGCCTTCGGCAACGACTGTCTCGTTGTTCTCCACTCCACTGATTTCCCAACTTTCTCCCACCTGTTGCTGCTGGGTGCTGAGATGTTTGAACGGTATGATTTTCTCCCCTCCCCAAAGGGTGGATTTCAATAACGGCTTGAATTTGATTGGTTCCATCTTTTCTGTAGTTTTTTTAATTGTCTTTCCAAAATGCACGAGTAAAGAGCACGAGTACACTGAATATTTCCAGACGTCCCATGAGCATGAGTCCGGAACACAGCCACTTGATGCTGTCGGGCAAGATGCTCCACGACATCTCCGGTCCTATTTGCGTTCCGAGCGTGGGTCCGACATTGCTGATACAGCTCAACGAGATGGTGATGGCATTGATGTTGTCAATGCCGACGGATACCATGACGATGGTGGTGAACACGCAGGCTATCACATAGATTGCAAAGAATGCCATGAGCGTGTTGATACTGGATGCTATAATGCTCTGTCCGTTGATTTTTACAGGCAACACAGCCTTTGGGTGGAGTATCTGTTTGAACTGGTTTCGGATCACCTTGAAGACCATGAGTGCCCGGATGCTTTTAAAACCACCGCTGGTGGAGCCGGCACATGCTCCGAAGAACATCAGTATTCCCAGTATTCCCCACGTCACATGCGGCCAAAGTGCGGCATCGTCGCTGAACAGTCCGGTAGTGGTGATGAACGAGACCGTCTGGAACAGTGAACTTCGGAATGCGTGTTCCAAATCATATCCGTTGCGAGTGATGAGCAGCACCATGATCCAAATGGTTGAGATGGCAACCAGAAGGATATAGAACCGCAATTCGGAGTTTTTGAACAGCGACTTGAACTGGAATTTGAACAATGCGAGATAGAGGACCGTAAAGTTGATGCCGCTCAGGAATTGGAAGAGTGCTCCCAGATATTCGAGTGTCGGAGAATGGAAATAGCCCACGCTGTCGTTGTGTGTTGAGAAACCGCCGGTTGCGGTGGTGGTCATGGAGTAGTTCACACTGTCGAACCAGTCCATTCCTCCCAGCACGAACGCCCCGCAACAGGTAATCGTGAGCATGAAGTATATCGTCCAGATCCATTTTGCCGTCGTACTGAGACGCGGATGTAATTTTGCCCGCAACGGTCCGGTTGCTTCGGCTGAGAATACCCGCACATTACCACCGACCAGTGACGGCAGGATGGCGATGGTGAAGAACACGATACCCAGACCGCCTATCCACTGCGTCAGCGAGCGCCAAAACATCATCCCGTGTGGCAAGACCTCGACATCGTCCAGTATGGTTGCTCCCGTTGTCGTAAATCCCGACATGGACTCGAAGAAGGCATCTGTCACATTGGTCAGATAGCCGCCAATCAGATATGGCAGGGCACCGAGTATGGTAAAAGAAAGCCATGATGTGGTTACTATCAGGTAGGCATCTTTCCGGCTCATCGTGTTTTCTGCGTCTCTGCCCAGATGTTTCAGCAACATGGCAACACCCAGCGTCACTGCGATTGACACGAGAAATGCCAATACGTCGTCCTCCTTATAACAGAACGCCATAATCAGGCAACACAGCATGAACATTGCTTCGAGAAAAAGCAAAGAACCGAGCACCTTGTAGGTTAGTTTTAAGTTGATCATCTTGCCACTTATCTGTGTATGTAAAACGATTCTGAGGTCCTGCTACTTAAAGAACGACTCAACCTTCTTCATGTTGACTTCATGACAGAACACGACGACGGTATCGCCAGTCTCTATCTGAGTTCCTCCGGAAACCAACTGACCGACACCATGACGCACCAGTCCACCGATTGTCATTCCATTCGGCAGACCGAGTTCGAACACTTTTTTCCGCGTAACTTTCGAGCCCTGCTGCGCTGTAAACTCTATCACGTCGGCGTTGGCAGTCATCAAGAATCGCATGTTCTGCACGTCAGCATCCAGCATCATCTGATAGATGTGACTGGCAGCCAGTGCTTTCTTGTTGACAATCGTACCAATATCCAGTCCTTCTGCCATGTTCACATAGTCCAGATTCTCAACCATTGCCGCTGTTTTCCGAACGCCCAGCCGTTTCGACGTCAGACAGGCAAGGATATTGGCTTCCGCACTACCTGTCAGTGCGACAAAGGCTTGGGTGCTCTTGATGTTTTCTTCTATAAGCAACGAAATGTCCCGTCCGTCACCATTGATGACCATGATACGGTCGGTATCGAGCACATTGTTAAGGTATTCGCAACGTTTCTCGTCGGTCTCTATCACTTTTGCCTCCATATAGTCAGGCAGACTCTTCAACACTCGGACAGCTGTCTTTCCGCCACCCATGACCATCACGTTCTTCACATCCACATAATGCTCCTTTCCCACTATCTTACGAATGTAGGGAATATAGTTCTTCGTCGTCATGAAATAGGCGAGGTCATACAGTTTCAGTTCGTCGTTACCACTCGGGATGATGGTGTCGCCATGTCGCTTGATGGCTACGACGTGATAGGGATCTTGGGGACCGCACAGGTTTTTCAGCGGCTGGTTCAGTATCTCACAGCTTTCCCTTAGTTTGATACCCAACATTACGAGGGCACCGTCGTGCACATCCCAGCGCTGACGCACCCAACTCATCTTCAGTCCGCTGATGATGTCGCGGGCAGCAAACATCTCCGGATAGATGAGCGAATCGACGCCCAGTTTCTTGAAAAATTCCCTGTTTTCTTCCGTGATGAATTCATGATTATCGATGCGCGCCACCGTCTTCTTCGCTCCCAAGGCATGTGCCACGACACAACTGTGCATGTTCAGATTCTCGTCTGGAGTGACCGCAATATACAGGTCTGCGTGGCTGATACCGGCAT from the Prevotella sp. Rep29 genome contains:
- a CDS encoding GNAT family N-acetyltransferase; translation: MELCYAKRSQSKEIARLIMSAMSEDCCRWFAGPDHTLADFERMMTTLVEREDSQYSYKNTLVALTEDQVLAGILVSYDGADLLPLRRAFIEEAKTFLQRDFSDMDEETQAGELYLDSLAVLPAYRGQGIATRLLKESVKRAQACGLPAVGLLVDCGNPNAEKLYTNVGFRFVNDAMWGGHPMRHLQYPVTNH
- a CDS encoding AAA family ATPase is translated as MNEKKASHVKYAEYIEQIEIDSLWSGKKHVVWNLDRKVNILSGVNGMGKSTILNKVIKGLYAGGEFPSHMLKGVRLKVFPEDAKWIRFDVIRSFDRPLMNRERIERLDINLATELDWQLFQLQRKYLDYQVNIGNRIIEVLQAGGPDATERAGQLSEPKRKFQDMLDDLFADTGKKIVRTENEIMFSQIGETLYPYQLSSGEKQILAILLTVLVQDNLPHVFFMDEPEVSLHIEWQKVLIDRIVELNPNVQVILTTHSPAVIMNGWMDCVTEVSDITDQ
- a CDS encoding DUF4435 domain-containing protein, whose product is MAKRLRDNLSSGYFEAANRMTSKRARRRIVAYVESYDDVFFWRTVFSRFEDETRYFEVMLPSRGGLSRGKKPVLMNLLYAHVGRDMIACVDADYDWLLQGATGMSERVVKSPYVFHTYVYSIENFQCYAPSLHDVCVMVTLNDHAIFNFSDYLVAFSRAIFPLFVWNIWYYRQNRYGEFTMSDFNRVIETGNFNLKNPDACIANVRRKAGRMVGELERRNPDAKESYLALKAELKSMGVSPDSTYLYIQGHHLFNKVAVPMLTKVCNYLRQERENEITRNAVHGTQRRNELSSYGHSVSEVPMMLRRNTGYVESTPFLHLLEDVKAFLKIEDRQSDTAKLDTQRERI
- a CDS encoding type I phosphomannose isomerase catalytic subunit, which encodes MEPIKFKPLLKSTLWGGEKIIPFKHLSTQQQQVGESWEISGVENNETVVAEGIHAGKKLNQVVHEMKEQLVGKENYQRFGDEFPLLIKFIDARQDLSIQVHPDDETAHRQGKARGKTEMWYLMQSDPQAKLYSGLKKEITPEEYKEMVENDTICDALAQYEVKEGDTFFLPAGRIHAIGDGCFLAEIQQTSDVTYRIYDFKRKDKDGNYRELHTEQAAESINYAVLNDYRTHYTPEKNKGITLVSCPYFTTAVYDLDEEMTIDYAELDSFVILIALKGEATITDNENNVTTLTEGETILIPATTKELQIKGTVKFLETYV
- a CDS encoding TrkH family potassium uptake protein, with protein sequence MINLKLTYKVLGSLLFLEAMFMLCCLIMAFCYKEDDVLAFLVSIAVTLGVAMLLKHLGRDAENTMSRKDAYLIVTTSWLSFTILGALPYLIGGYLTNVTDAFFESMSGFTTTGATILDDVEVLPHGMMFWRSLTQWIGGLGIVFFTIAILPSLVGGNVRVFSAEATGPLRAKLHPRLSTTAKWIWTIYFMLTITCCGAFVLGGMDWFDSVNYSMTTTATGGFSTHNDSVGYFHSPTLEYLGALFQFLSGINFTVLYLALFKFQFKSLFKNSELRFYILLVAISTIWIMVLLITRNGYDLEHAFRSSLFQTVSFITTTGLFSDDAALWPHVTWGILGILMFFGACAGSTSGGFKSIRALMVFKVIRNQFKQILHPKAVLPVKINGQSIIASSINTLMAFFAIYVIACVFTTIVMVSVGIDNINAITISLSCISNVGPTLGTQIGPEMSWSILPDSIKWLCSGLMLMGRLEIFSVLVLFTRAFWKDN
- the trkA gene encoding Trk system potassium transporter TrkA, producing MKIIISGAYAIGTHLAKLLSRTNQDVVLIDDDDERLAAISSDYDLMTLNASPSSVKALKDAGISHADLYIAVTPDENLNMHSCVVAHALGAKKTVARIDNHEFITEENREFFKKLGVDSLIYPEMFAARDIISGLKMSWVRQRWDVHDGALVMLGIKLRESCEILNQPLKNLCGPQDPYHVVAIKRHGDTIIPSGNDELKLYDLAYFMTTKNYIPYIRKIVGKEHYVDVKNVMVMGGGKTAVRVLKSLPDYMEAKVIETDEKRCEYLNNVLDTDRIMVINGDGRDISLLIEENIKSTQAFVALTGSAEANILACLTSKRLGVRKTAAMVENLDYVNMAEGLDIGTIVNKKALAASHIYQMMLDADVQNMRFLMTANADVIEFTAQQGSKVTRKKVFELGLPNGMTIGGLVRHGVGQLVSGGTQIETGDTVVVFCHEVNMKKVESFFK